tcttgaatgggcccaccatgtccagcccccagacggcaaagggccaggtgagggggatggtcttgagtgcagaagccggcaggtgttgcttggaactgaagacttggcatcctttgcagcttttgactatctctttggcatcttccaaagcagtcggccaaaagaaaccgtggcggaaagctttggccacaagtgatcttgaggctgcgtggtggccgcattcgccttgatggatatccttgaggattgccacacctttctctggctcgacgcagcgctggaagactccagtgacgctgcgcttgacaagttctctgtttattattgcatatgctccggctcgacgttgcactagtcttgccgagatctcatcagtcggcagctctctattgactaggaagttgaggatgggctgggcccatgatggagctgtgacttcttctactgtcagtacggccactgtgactcgggtgggcgggttgggtggtggggagttggagtcggccaccgcttcttgtgtcgctgcagtccccgggccgactgctgcagtccccgggccgggttctgaagtccccgagccgggtgcgactacggcagtccccgggccggttgtcgaagtccccgcgccgcctgctgggttcctccagtcggatccggctgcatcgggggcaggcggtacgaagatagagtccgactctggagacggcttgatggacggtttgaggaggcgctggagagagacaccggtcggtatagcctgtcgggtggagccgatccgcgccagggcatctgcttggtcgttgtcggcccgtggcacgtgaaggaactcgcacccttcgaagtacccactgatctgctggacgaggaatcgatagctcgccatgtttgcatccttggcgtcccagtcgccagatgactgctggaccaccaagtctgagtcgccataacacaggatccggcgtatgccgagctctttggctagccggagcccgtgtatgagcgcctcgtactcggccacgttgttggaggcggcgaagtggatttgcagcgtgtatctgagtttgtcgcctttgggagaggtgaggacgatgccggctcccaagccggtgcgcatcttggacccgtcgaagtgcatccgccaatgggtagagtcgggagccggcggtaggtactgggtctcggcccagtcgacgaggaagtcggccaatgcttgggacttgatggcggtgcggggctggtagaag
This region of Triticum aestivum cultivar Chinese Spring chromosome 2D, IWGSC CS RefSeq v2.1, whole genome shotgun sequence genomic DNA includes:
- the LOC123055839 gene encoding translation initiation factor IF-2-like — translated: MVSYHFLVQQLSGFFDGCDFLHVPRAENEAADTLDKIGSSRQSIPSGVSLEHLHKLSVKPSPDSESIFVPDDPAAPPPGLGTAEPGPGTAEPGPGAAQPGSRAAARDPAAIILDPAVVVPDPGAATSGSVAPAQEPATVAVFAVVTAPSWALPISEFLENGVLPMDETEARQRIGSTRQAIPTGVSLQRLLKPSIKPSPESDSIFVPPAPDAAGSDWRNPAGGAGTSTTGPGTAVVAPGSGTSEPGPGTAAVGPGTAATQEAVADSNSPPPNPPTRVTVAVLTVEEVTAPSWAQPILNFLVNRELPTDEISARLVQRRAGAYAIINRELVKRSVTGVFQRCVEPEKGVAILKDIHQGECGHHAASRSLVAKAFRHGFFWPTALEDAKEIVKSCKGCQVFSSKQHLPASALKTIPLTWPFAVWG